The Brassica napus cultivar Da-Ae chromosome C7, Da-Ae, whole genome shotgun sequence genomic interval TATAGGCATTACTTAGGTAGGTGATATGGTGTAGATTATGAGACCTGTACATTGAAGTGGAAAAGTATTATTGTTTCTGTGAGATAACTAAAAACTAGAGAAATTTGGTATTCTTACATCTTTATCATAGGTCTACTTATCCATCACAATATCACATAATTATTTACAGGGTGGAAGACTCTCGAACCGCCTTTTCTATCTTTCAATCCCTCCAAATATCTTTGTCGACGCTGTGAAGTGTGCAAGCTCTTCTGCTTCATCTTCCAGTGGATGGACTAGGGTCATTGTCGAGAAACCTTTTGGCCGAGATTCCAAAACCTCCGCTGCTTTAACAAAGTCCCTTAAGCAGTACCTTGAGGAAGACCAAATATTTAGGTGGAGATATTGTACTCAAGTTATTGTGAATCTGTCATGATGGTTTTGGAGACAGCTAGCTAATGTGGAAAAGTTGATGTTTACAGGATAGACCATTACTTAGGAAAGGAACTAGTTGAGAACTTGTCCGTTCTTCGATTCTCAAATCTCATATTTGAACCGTTATGGTCAAGGCAGTACATACAGAACGTGCAGTTCATATTCTCTGAAGATTTCGGCACTGAAGGACGTGGAGGGTGATTTTTCTTGTCCTCTGTCTCACTTTTAATCTCTCTTAGTTGTTGAAGCCTTATGTTTTGACACTGTATCTTCAGGTACTTTGATCATTACGGAATAATAAGAGATATAATGCAGAATCATCTGCTTCAGATATTAGCTCTTTTCGCCATGGAAACACCTGTTAGTTTGGATGCAGAggatataagaaatgaaaaggtAAAGGTTCTACGTTCAATGAGGCCAATACAACTTGAAGATGTGGTGATAGGACAGTACAAGAGCACCACCAAAGGAGGAGTCACTTATCCAGGCTATACTGATGATAAAACTGTCCCAAAAGATAGCCTGACACCGACGTTTGCAGCTGCTGCACTCTTCATCGACAATGCTAGATGGGACGGTGTTCCTTTTCTGATGAAAGCTGGGAAAGCACTACACACCCGGAGGTAACCAAAACATTTTtggaagttttttttattttcttcaacacGTTAGTATACTAACACACTTATTGTTACAGTGCGGAGATAAGAGTGCAGTTCAGGCATGTGCCTGGAAATTTATATAACCGGAACTCTGGTGGTACTAATCTTGACCGGACCACAAATGAGCTTGTCATCCGTGTCCAACCAGATGAAGGCATCTATTTGAAAATCAACAACAAGGTCCCTGGTTTAGGAATGAGATTAGATCAGAGTCACTTGAATCTTCTCTATTCAGCAAGGTGAGTGGAGACAACACAAAAAGGAATCAGCAACTCTGTTTGCCTGTTCTATATTGTTTCATTTACCCTTTTTTGTTTTGCTGTTGAAGGTATTCAAAGGAGATCCCAGATGCATATGAGAGGCTGTTGCTGGATGCAATCGAAGGGGAACGAAGGTTGTTCATAAGAAGCGATGAACTTGACGCTGCTTGGGCGCTTTTCACTCCACTGCTCAAAGAGATTGAAGAAAAGAAGACAATACCAGAGTTCTATCCTCACGGCAGTCGTGGTCCAGTTGGTGCTCATTATTTAGCTGCAAAACATAATGTCCAATGGGGAGACCTTAGTCTCGACCAGTGAAAGTGTGGAAGAGTCATTAATCAACCCTTTTCTTTGTTCCATAGATCCACGTCTAAGGATTCTCATTGATTATGTTGTTGGGAACAATGCAAATTTTCTTGAATAATAAGTAATGGTTCCTCTTTTTCTACCCTTATGTTTCCACCAATACCAAGTTTACAAGCGTTATGAGCAGTAAACGAAAGCAATAGACCACAAAATATACAGTAGCCTCTACTAAGACTTGAGGAACAACAAGAAAGAAATAATAGCAGTAGTTATTCTTGCTCTTGGCCATCACCTGAAGCACCTTCGGGCCAATCCAGGAACTTATAATGCAGAAGAGACGAAGGTAGATATGTCTGAGCTGCTGCAGAAGAAGGGTCATCAGGAGGATATATATACTCTTTCCCATACCCAAGTTCCTTCATTAACTTAGTCGGCGCGTTCCTCAGGTGTAGAGGCACCCCTTCATTATGACCAACCGAGTCCTTCACCACCTTCCTTGCTGTTTCTATTGCTCTGTAAACAGCAATTGATTTAGGAGCCAGCGCCAAGTAAGCAGCGCACTGAGCAAGAATCACATTGCACTCAGGC includes:
- the LOC106425432 gene encoding glucose-6-phosphate 1-dehydrogenase 3, chloroplastic isoform X2 — its product is MSSFSTSLSSRTSSSSPFLSNHSSLINSDPSRRSLSFPQGINLDDLCVRSKRKLVQSSVAVGDGAVITKSSSPELKGGPLSIPSQEAEDKLVIESNGGKEHSTVSITVVGASGDLAKKKIFPALFALYYEGCLPEHFTIYGYARSKMTDAELRDMVSKTLTCRIDKRENCGEKMEEFLKRCFYHTGQYDSQEHFVALDKKLKEHEGGRLSNRLFYLSIPPNIFVDAVKCASSSASSSSGWTRVIVEKPFGRDSKTSAALTKSLKQYLEEDQIFRIDHYLGKELVENLSVLRFSNLIFEPLWSRQYIQNVQFIFSEDFGTEGRGGYFDHYGIIRDIMQNHLLQILALFAMETPVSLDAEDIRNEKVKVLRSMRPIQLEDVVIGQYKSTTKGGVTYPGYTDDKTVPKDSLTPTFAAAALFIDNARWDGVPFLMKAGKALHTRSAEIRVQFRHVPGNLYNRNSGGTNLDRTTNELVIRVQPDEGIYLKINNKVPGLGMRLDQSHLNLLYSARYSKEIPDAYERLLLDAIEGERRLFIRSDELDAAWALFTPLLKEIEEKKTIPEFYPHGSRGPVGAHYLAAKHNVQWGDLSLDQ
- the LOC106425432 gene encoding glucose-6-phosphate 1-dehydrogenase 3, chloroplastic isoform X1 → MSSFSTSLSSRTSSSSPFLSNHSSLINSDPSRRSLSFPQGINLDDLCVRSKRKLVQSSVAVGDGFGFCTILRLFLMRLPLVLGAVITKSSSPELKGGPLSIPSQEAEDKLVIESNGGKEHSTVSITVVGASGDLAKKKIFPALFALYYEGCLPEHFTIYGYARSKMTDAELRDMVSKTLTCRIDKRENCGEKMEEFLKRCFYHTGQYDSQEHFVALDKKLKEHEGGRLSNRLFYLSIPPNIFVDAVKCASSSASSSSGWTRVIVEKPFGRDSKTSAALTKSLKQYLEEDQIFRIDHYLGKELVENLSVLRFSNLIFEPLWSRQYIQNVQFIFSEDFGTEGRGGYFDHYGIIRDIMQNHLLQILALFAMETPVSLDAEDIRNEKVKVLRSMRPIQLEDVVIGQYKSTTKGGVTYPGYTDDKTVPKDSLTPTFAAAALFIDNARWDGVPFLMKAGKALHTRSAEIRVQFRHVPGNLYNRNSGGTNLDRTTNELVIRVQPDEGIYLKINNKVPGLGMRLDQSHLNLLYSARYSKEIPDAYERLLLDAIEGERRLFIRSDELDAAWALFTPLLKEIEEKKTIPEFYPHGSRGPVGAHYLAAKHNVQWGDLSLDQ